A window of Streptomyces profundus genomic DNA:
CGCCCGAACCGCCACCGGCCTGCGGGGCGCTGCCGCCGCCACCGGCGGCCTCGGCCTCGGCCTGCGCGTCCGCCTCACGGGACTTGATGACCTGCGCCTGGTGCTGCTCGAAGCGCGACTGCGCCTCGGCGTACTGGCGCTCCCACTCCTCGCGCTGCTTGTCGAAGCCGGCCAGCCAGTCGTTCGCCTCCGGGTCGAAGCCCTCGGGGTAGATGTAGTTGCCCTGGTCGTCGTAGGACGCCGCCATGCCGTAGAGAGTCGGGTCGAACTCGACCACCATCGGGTCGGCGCCGAAGTTCTCGTTGGCCTGCTTCAGCGAGAGGCTGATCCGACGACGCTCCAGGTCGATGTCGATGACCTTGACGAAGATCTCGTCGTTGACCTGGACGACCTGCTCCGGGATCTCCACGTGGCGCTCGGCCAGCTCGGAGATGTGCACCAGGCCCTCGATGCCCTCGTCCACCCGGACGAACGCGCCGAACGGCACGAGCTTGGTGACCTTGCCCGGAACGACCTGACCGATCTGGTGCGTCCGCGCGAACTGCTGCCACGGGTCTTCCTGGGTCGCCTTCAGCGACAGGGAGACGCGCTCGCGGTCCATGTCCACGTCGAGCACCTCGACGGTGACCTCCTGGCCGACCTCGACGACCTCGGAGGGGTGGTCGATGTGCTTCCAGGACAGCTCGGAGACGTGCACCAGGCCGTCCACGCCACCCAGGTCCACGAAGGCACCGAAGTTGACGATGGAGGAGACGACGCCGGAGCGCACCTGGCCCTTCTGGAGGGTGGTGAGGAAGGTCTGACGGACCTCGCTCTGCGTCTGCTCCAGCCAGGCGCGGCGGGAGAGAACCACGTTGTTGCGGTTCTTGTCCAGCTCGATGATCTTGGCTTCCAGCTCCTTGCCGACATACGGCTGGAGGTCGCGGACCCGGCGCATCTCCACGAGGGAGGCCGGGAGGAAGCCACGAAGACCGATGTCGAGGATGAGGCCGCCCTTGACGACCTCGATGACGGTACCGGTGACGATGCCGTCCTCGTCCTTGATCTTCTCGATGGTGCCCCAGGCACGCTCGTACTGGGCGCGCTTCTTCGACAGGATGAGGCGGCCTTCCTTGTCCTCCTTCTGGAGAACAAGGGCCTCGATCTCATCGCCGACGGCGACAACCTCGTTGGGGTCCACGTCGTGCTTGATCGACAGCTCTCGCGAGGGGATGACCCCCTCGGTCTTGTAGCCGATGTCGAGCAGGACCTCGTCCCGGTCGACCTTCACGATGACGCCGTCGACGATGTCGCCGTCGTTGAAGTACTTGATCGTCTCGTCGATCGCGGCGAGGAAGGCTTCCTCGGAACCGATGTCGTTGACCGCAACCTGCGGGGTGGTCGCGGTGGTCTCGGTGCTGCTCGTCATGTGGTAAAGGGCTCCGGTACGGACATATTGGTAGGCACTGCTACGCCGAAGACCCCTATCGCACTGCCGCAGCCGGACAGCCTGAGAAGCGCGAATCTCGATCCCGAGGGATCGGACACGCGCCTCGCCAACCGAGGAGACATACAACAGTTACGAGCGCGACCTGCTCCGTCCGAGGCGCGCAAGCCCGCAGCGCGTCTTATAGCATACGGGGGCATCCGACCAGGGTCAATGCGCGGTTCGCCCCACGAGGCGTGCGGAGCGGCTTGAACTCGCGCATACTCACCCATCTCACTCGCGCATCTCCTCGCCCACGGGACCGGCCGCCGCGCCCGTCACCGGCGCGGCGGCCGTCAGTCACAGGGCGCGGCGCGTTCCGAGGAGACCGTCGGGGCCGCTCTGCCCCGACTCCTCGGGGATGTCCGGATCCTCGGGGTCCTGCGGGGCGTCCGGGTCCTCGGGCTCCTCGGGGTTCTCCGGATCGGGGCACTCCCCCGCGCCCTCGTCCTCGTCGCCCTCCTCGCC
This region includes:
- the rpsA gene encoding 30S ribosomal protein S1, with product MTSSTETTATTPQVAVNDIGSEEAFLAAIDETIKYFNDGDIVDGVIVKVDRDEVLLDIGYKTEGVIPSRELSIKHDVDPNEVVAVGDEIEALVLQKEDKEGRLILSKKRAQYERAWGTIEKIKDEDGIVTGTVIEVVKGGLILDIGLRGFLPASLVEMRRVRDLQPYVGKELEAKIIELDKNRNNVVLSRRAWLEQTQSEVRQTFLTTLQKGQVRSGVVSSIVNFGAFVDLGGVDGLVHVSELSWKHIDHPSEVVEVGQEVTVEVLDVDMDRERVSLSLKATQEDPWQQFARTHQIGQVVPGKVTKLVPFGAFVRVDEGIEGLVHISELAERHVEIPEQVVQVNDEIFVKVIDIDLERRRISLSLKQANENFGADPMVVEFDPTLYGMAASYDDQGNYIYPEGFDPEANDWLAGFDKQREEWERQYAEAQSRFEQHQAQVIKSREADAQAEAEAAGGGGSAPQAGGGSGGGSSYSSSPAEDSGALASDEALAALREKLAGGQS